From Amyelois transitella isolate CPQ chromosome 4, ilAmyTran1.1, whole genome shotgun sequence, one genomic window encodes:
- the LOC106129311 gene encoding uncharacterized protein LOC106129311: MKSCVLIAALFAATVNGSTYITQITSSPGIYFDQSLDVKFIHDSWNVVTYIDLSHIQPHLDNVEYLFERISKYCVSSQSSSKIQSDCTNSLNSLESQHANNVKKFSSISYLVQVQQTKRSKRGLVDLGGSILKTFFGTLDASDAIIYTDAINQVQSSEKQLAHLMQDNIHVIKSTVSTFNSTMSKIKENESRLNHNLNIIEKAFETLTNSNDKLEMKSQLSLLLHSLEGIIMSLSFDIDDLNNAILFSKMNILHPTVLSPQRLYEELELYKNNIPKHSELPVSLTLQNVHELINASDIICYLHDNKLIIVVKVPLVLPQTYNLFHSIPLPTPYNSQTPDTYVLIAPNKPYLAITVDRLFYSQFDDVKECKVIQNQCYVCALKNVYSSIANPVCETVLLTDVVQKLPKSCQTKLLHGSIDFFQKITNDRWIFVQSEPGKGHITCEKPYSNVDEILFGTGILHLPKTCQAFYKTLSFSATDTLTSNISISISSYNIVNDDCCVSNKINTSISKLPFVKLNEVMFDLNGGGVTIAFTPKCYKIISLTHIHCISDLVITTHLF, from the exons ATTTGCCGCGACAGTGAACGGGAGCACGTATATAACGCAGATAACCAGCAGTCCAGGAATTTATTTCGATCAATCTCTAGATGTTAAGTTTATCCACGATAGTTGGAATGTTGTAACGTACATCGACTTGTCTCATATTCAACCTCATTTAGATAACGTGGAATACCTATTTGAAAGAATTTCTAAATATTGTGTCTCTTCTCAGTCATCATCGAAAATCCAATCAGACTGTACTAACTCTCTTAATTCTCTAGAGTCCCAACATGCTAACAACGTAAAAAAGTTTTCTTCAATATCTTATTTAGTACAAGTGCAACAAACAAAACGTTCTAAACGCGGATTAGTTGATTTAGGAGGCTCgatattaaaaactttcttCGGAACATTAGATGCTAGTGACGCAATTATATACACCGACGCAATAAATCAAGTACAGTCGAGCGAAAAACAGTTAGCACATCTTATGCAAGATAATATCCACGTCATAAAATCAACAGTATCTACATTCAATAGTacaatgtcaaaaataaaagaaaacgaGAGTCGACTAAACCATAACTTAAACATCATAGAAAAAGCCTTTGAAACTCTCACAAATTCAAACGATAAATTAGAAATGAAGTCTCAATTATCTCTGCTACTTCATTCGCTAGAAGGTATAATAATGTCTCTATCTTTCGATATCGATGACCTGAATAACGcaatattatttagtaaaatgaatattttgcaCCCGACTGTACTCAGTCCACAGCGACTTTATGAAGAACTTGagctatataaaaacaatatacctaaACATTCCGAGTTGCCAGTATCTTTGACTCTGCAAAACGTTCATGAGCTAATTAATGCATCTGATATCATATGTTATCTCCATGataataagttaattattgTAGTAAAAGTTCCTCTCGTTTTGCCtcaaacatataatttatttcattctatCCCTTTACCTACCCCCTATAACAGCCAGACTCCTGATACTTATGTTCTAATTGCACCTAATAAACCATATTTGGCAATAACTGTAGATAGATTATTTTACTCACAATTTGATGATGTTAAAGAGTGTAAAGTGATACAAAACCAGTGTTACGTATGTGCGTTAAAAAACGTTTACTCGTCTATAGCCAACCCAGTGTGTGAGACAGTACTGTTAACCGACGTAGTTCAAAAGTTACCCAAATCGTGCCAAACAAAACTCTTACACGGCTCTATAGACTTCTTCCAGAAGATAACTAACGACAGGTGGATCTTCGTGCAATCAGAACCGGGTAAAGGACATATAACGTGTGAAAAGCCTTATTCTAACGTAGACGAAATCTTGTTCGGAACTGGTATTTTACATCTACCCAAAACATGTCAagctttttataaaactttatcttTTAGTGCTACTGATACATTAACCTCTAACATATCTATTTCTATATCTAGTTATAATATTGTCAATGACGACTGTTGCGTCTCTAATAAGATAAACACTTCTATTTCTAAGCTACCGTTTGTAAAACTTaatgaa GTGATGTTCGATCTTAACGGGGGGGGTGTTACGATAGCATTTACCcctaaatgttataaaataatatcgctGACGCATATTCACTGCATCAGCGACCTAGTTATTACTACACATTTGTTTTAG